From a single Maylandia zebra isolate NMK-2024a linkage group LG3, Mzebra_GT3a, whole genome shotgun sequence genomic region:
- the LOC101465498 gene encoding putative E3 ubiquitin-protein ligase RNF144A-A translates to MDLTDREGEGQYKFKCPALKNGTLQKCDAAWSYQEVRRLAVLTTEEMEYLEENIAHLAATEYCEFKTCPGCKTYVEREDLTNLNVQCTICTADKKKVSQFCWQCLKPWKGSAPRSDRCDIDGCINHNLELLKNCKTTTLPQVQGVDACPSIRACPTCGQRVEHDKTGCKNIICPRCQKEFCFVCLKLTPECLKKSSYFNPCSDGVAPRQTSIPVWCRN, encoded by the exons GCCAGTACAAATTTAAGTGCCCAGCTCTAAAGAATGGTACGCTACAGAAGTGTGATGCAGCGTGGTCCTACCAAGAGGTGCGCAGGCTGGCAGTACTGACAACAGAAGAGATGGAGTACTTGGAAGAGAACATCGCCCACCTAGCTGCCACAGAGTACTGTGAATTTAAAACT TGTCCTGGTTGCAAAACCTATGTGGAGAGAGAGGACCTGACCAACCTTAATGTTCAGTGCACAATCTGCACAGCTGACAAGAAGAAAGTGTCCCAGTTCTGCTGGCAGTGTTTGAAGCCATGGAAAGGCAGTGCTCCACGCTCTGACCGCTGTGACATTGATGGATGCATCAATCACAACCTCGAACTTCTCAAGAACTGCAAGACTACCACTCTCCCTCAGGTTCAAGGGGTCGATGCCTGTCCCTCCATCCGGGCCTGTCCCACCTGTGGTCAGAGGGTGGAGCACGACAAAACAGGCTGCAAGAACATCATCTGTCCTCGCTGTCAGAAAGAGTTCTGCTTTGTGTGTCTGAAACTCACTCCTGAGTGCTTGAAGAAAAGTTCTTACTTCAACCCCTGCAGTGATGGTGTAGCTCCCAGACAAACTTCAATACCTGTGTGGTGCAGAAACTAA